Below is a genomic region from Nocardioides panacis.
GGGGCTCACGCGCTGAACCTAGACCAGCCGGGTGGCGCGCTCGTCGGCGCCGGACACCAGTGAGACCAGGGCCGCACGGTCGACCTTGCCGGCCGGGGTGAGCGGCAGGTCGGCGACGTGGAACCAGACGCGGGGCCGGTGCGCCCCGGCGAGGGCCCGGCGAGCCTCGGCGAGCAGGGGACCGTGGTCGCCGGGAGAGGTCAGCACGACCGCGAGGACGGCCCCGAGGTCCTCGTGGGGCAGCCCGACCACGACGACCTCTCCGGTCGCCGCCGCCCGCAGCACCGGCTCGACCGCGGACAGCGGCACCGTCGCACCGCCGGTGGTCACCGCGTCGGGACGGCCGAGCACGACCAGGCGGCCGTCGGCCAGCAGGCCGTGGTCACCGACGGTGGCGAACCCGTCCGCGTCGCGGCGCAACGGCCCGGGGGACCCGGCGTACCCGTCGCAGACGAACGGCGACCGCACCCAGATCTCCCCGTCGCGGACCTGGACCCGCACGCCCGGGAACGGCCGCAGGTCCTCGGCGTGCGCGCCCCAGGCGACGAAGGAGAGCTCGGCGGCGCCGTAGTAGTGGTGCACGGTGGCGCCGGCCGCCACGGCGCGGTCGTGCAGCCCGGGGGAGAGCCGGTCACCGGCGACCACCACGGTCACCCCGGCCAGCGCCGGTCCGAGGACCCTCGCCAGGTCACCGGGGGTGAGGTGGGCGTGCGTCGCCTGCGCGAGGTCGTCCACGAGCCGCGCCCCGGTGACCGTCGCGTGCACCGCCGCGAACAGGTTCATCGTCGCGGCCAGCGGCCCCGGCACCCAGACCCGGGATCCGGCGCCGAGCCCGGCCAGCCGGGAGACGGCGTCGAAGGAGGAGACCCAGGAGTCCGTGGTGCGCACCACGGCGCGGGCCGACCCGGAGGTCCCGGAGGTGCCCAGGCGGACGGGTACCCGCGCCGCGTGCGCGGCCAGGAAGTCCGCGACCTCAGACAGGCGTGCGCTCCGCGTGCCGGCGGGCGGGCGCGCCGAGCAGGCCCGGGTAGGCCGCGTGCACGCCGCGCGCGACGAGCGCCGCGACCACGACCTTGACCAGGTCGCCGGGCAGGAAGATCCAGGTGGAGACGGCCGCGGCCTGCACCGAGATGCCGGCGACCAGCGCGATCCCGGCGATGCCCAGCGCGTAGAGCACCACGACGCCGCCGAGCAGGTTGGCCACGATCCCCCAGGGCAGCCGGTACGTCGACCCGCCGCGCTCGGTCAGCCAGCCCACCACGAACGCGGCCACCGGCCAGCCCACCAGGAACCCCACCGACGGCGTCGCGAACACGCCTAGACCACCGCGTCCGCCGGCGAGCAGCGGCAGCCCGACCGCGACCAGCACCAGCAGCAGCACCAGCGACGCGGAGCCGCGGCGCGCGCCCAGCACGGCGCCGGCGAGGATCACGCCCAGCGACTGCGCCGTGATCGGCACCGTGAAGCCGGGCGGGGTGAGCGCGGGGACGAGACCCAGGGCGGCGACGACGCCGGCGAAGGTCGCGACCAGCGCGAGGTCACGGGAGGTCGAGCGGGGAGCGGTCACGGCCGGGAGTCTACTCAGAGCGTGCGGGCCGAGAACGTGTCGCACGCCTCGAGGGTGCCCTTGCTCAGCCCGGTGCTGAACCAGCGCATCCGGGACTCCGCCGAGCCGTGCGTCCAGGAGTCCGGGTCCACCCGCCCGGACGTCTTGCGCTGGATCCGGTCGTCGCCCACCGCGGCGGCCGCGTCGAGAGCCCGGTTGATGTCGTCCTGGGTGAGGTCGAGGATGTACGGCTCGCCGCCCGAGTCGTCGGCGGTCGTCGCGTACTTCGTCCAGATGCCCGCGTAGCAGTCGGCCTGCAGCTCGAGCCGCACCGCGTCGCTGTTCCGGCCCTGCTGGGTGCGCACCTTGGCCATCGTGCCGAGCAGGTCCTGGACGTGGTGGCCGTACTCGTGGGCGAGGACGTAGGCCTGGGAGAACGGCCCGCCCTTGGCGCCGAGCTGCCCCTCGAGCATGTCCTTGAAGAAGGTGGTGTCGAGGTAGACGTGCTTGTCGGTCGGGCAGTAGAACGGCCCCACGTCGGCGGTCGCGTTGCCGCAGCCGGTGCCGAGGCCGCCGCTGAAGATCGTGGTCGTCGCGTCGGTGTAGCGCGGCCCGCCCTGCTGGGGCAGTGCCTCGGCCCAGAACGCCTGGATCGAGTTCACGTCGGCGACCAGCGCGCAGTCGGGGTCCTGGTTGGCGTCGGTGCCGGTCCGGCACTGGTCGAGCGAGGTGCTGCCGGTCGCCCCCGGGTCGGTGGAGCCGGTCGAGCCGCCTCCGCCGCCGAGCTGGCTCTGCACCAGGAAGATGATGACCAGCACCACCAGGCCGCCGATGCCGCCACCGACCTTGAGGCCGCCGCCGCCCCCGCCCATCGGGAATCCGCCGCCACCGCCGCCGCTGCTGCTGCCGCGGCGGTTGTCGACCTGGCTCCGGTCGAGCCGGGCCTTGGGGTTGTAGCGCATGCCACTGCCTTCCGTTCGGTGGCGGCACTGTACCCGCGTAGACTGGACCCATGAGGTGCGCCACCGACTGAGTCCGGACGTCGCTCCATGTCCGTTTCCTGATCTACAGCTCGTCGAGGTTCGCTTCCCATGATCACCGCTCATCATCTCGAGGTCCGCGCGGGCGCACGCCTGCTCATGGACGACGTCTCCTTCCGCGTCGCCGCCGGCGACAAGGTCGGTCTGGTCGGCCGCAACGGCGCCGGCAAGACCACCCTGACCAAGATCCTGGCCGGCGACGCGCTGCCCGCCTCTGGCACGGTCACCCGCGCCGGGAGCGTCGGCTACCTCCCGCAGGACCCGCGCACCGGTGACCCGGAGGTGCTCGCGCTGCACCGCATCCTGGCCGCGCGCGGTCTCGACGACGTCGTACGACGCCTGCGCGAGTCCGAGGTGGAGATGGCCTCCGACGACCCGGAGGTCCGGGACCGCGGGATGCGCCGCTACGAGAAGGCCGACGCCGCGCTGCACGCGGGCGGCGGCTACTCCGCCGAGGCCGAGGCCCGGCAGATCTGCTCCAGCCTCAACATCGAGGACCGGATCCTCGAGCAGCCGCTGCGGACCCTGTCCGGCGGGCAGCGGCGCCGCGTCGAGCTGGCCCGGATCCTGTTCTCCGGCGCCGAGACGCTGCTGCTCGACGAGCCCACCAACCACCTCGACGCCGACTCGATCGGCTGGCTGCGCGACTTCCTCAAGTCCTTCAAGGGCGGGCTGATCGTGATCAGCCACGACGTGGAGCTGCTCGACGCCTGCGTCAACAAGGTCCTGCACCTCGACGCGAACCGGGCCGAGATCGACCTGTACAACATGGGCTGGTCGACGTACCTCGCCCAGCGCGAGACCGACGAGAAGCGTCGCAAGCGCGAGCGGATGAACGCCGAGAACAAGGCGAACACGCTGACCGACCAGGCGAACAAGATGCGCGCCAAGGCCACCAAGGCCAAGGCCGCCCAGTCGATGCTCAAGCGGGCCGAGAAGATGATGGAGGGCCTCGAGGGCGAGCGTCGCGCGGACCGGGTGGCCAAGATCAAGTTCCCCGCCCCGGCGCCCTGCGGCAAGACCCCGCTCACTGCGGCCGAGCTGTCCAAGTCCTACGGCTCGCTGGAGGTCTTCACCGACGTCGACCTGGCGATCGACAAGGGCAGCCGGGTGGTCATCCTCGGCCTCAACGGCGCGGGCAAGACGACGCTGCTGCGGATCCTGGGCGGCGTCGACCGCCCGGACACCGGCGAGGTGAAGCCGGGCCACGGCCTCAAGCTCGGGTACTACGCCCAGGAGCACGAGACCCTGGACACCGGCCTGACCGTGCTGGAGAACATGCGGCACGCCGCTCCGCAGCTGACCGACACGGAGTCGCGCAGCGTGCTGGGCTCGTTCCTGTTCAGCGGCGACGACGCGACCAAGCCGGCCGGCGTGCTGTCCGGCGGGGAGAAGACCCGGCTCGCGCTCGCGATCCTGGTGGTCTCCAGCGCCAACGTGCTGCTGCTCGACGAGCCCACCAACAACCTGGACCCGGCCTCCCGCGAGGAGGTGCTCGGCGCGATCCGCTCCTACCAGGGCGCGATCATCCTGGTGACCCACGACGAGGGTGCCGTCGCCGCGCTCGAGCCCGACCGGGTGCTGATCCTGCCCGACGGGGTCGAGGACCACTGGAACGCCGACTACGCGGACCTGATCTCGCTCGCCTAGAGTGCGCCGCATGGAGAGCAGCGGGTTCGACCCTGAGGTCCTGGAGCGCGGCGGGCTGACGTTCGAGGAGAACGGCCTGGTCGCCACCATCACCCTGAACCGTCCGGCGACGAAGAACTCCCAGACGCCCGCCACCTGGCACGCGCTGCGGATCATCGGCTCGTCGCTCTCGCCCGGGGTCCGGGTGGTCGTGGTGCAGGGCGCGGGGGGACTCGTTCTCCTCGGGCCTGGACCGGCGGATGCTCAGCCCCGACGGGCTGCACGGCGAGACCTCGGTGCTGCAGATGCTGGACATGCCCGACGGGGAGATGGCCGAGAGCATCGCCACCTGGCAGGAGGGCTTCACCTGGCTGCGCCGGC
It encodes:
- a CDS encoding biotin transporter BioY — translated: MTAPRSTSRDLALVATFAGVVAALGLVPALTPPGFTVPITAQSLGVILAGAVLGARRGSASLVLLLVLVAVGLPLLAGGRGGLGVFATPSVGFLVGWPVAAFVVGWLTERGGSTYRLPWGIVANLLGGVVVLYALGIAGIALVAGISVQAAAVSTWIFLPGDLVKVVVAALVARGVHAAYPGLLGAPARRHAERTPV
- the ypfJ gene encoding KPN_02809 family neutral zinc metallopeptidase translates to MRYNPKARLDRSQVDNRRGSSSGGGGGGFPMGGGGGGLKVGGGIGGLVVLVIIFLVQSQLGGGGGSTGSTDPGATGSTSLDQCRTGTDANQDPDCALVADVNSIQAFWAEALPQQGGPRYTDATTTIFSGGLGTGCGNATADVGPFYCPTDKHVYLDTTFFKDMLEGQLGAKGGPFSQAYVLAHEYGHHVQDLLGTMAKVRTQQGRNSDAVRLELQADCYAGIWTKYATTADDSGGEPYILDLTQDDINRALDAAAAVGDDRIQRKTSGRVDPDSWTHGSAESRMRWFSTGLSKGTLEACDTFSARTL
- a CDS encoding ABC-F family ATP-binding cassette domain-containing protein, which translates into the protein MITAHHLEVRAGARLLMDDVSFRVAAGDKVGLVGRNGAGKTTLTKILAGDALPASGTVTRAGSVGYLPQDPRTGDPEVLALHRILAARGLDDVVRRLRESEVEMASDDPEVRDRGMRRYEKADAALHAGGGYSAEAEARQICSSLNIEDRILEQPLRTLSGGQRRRVELARILFSGAETLLLDEPTNHLDADSIGWLRDFLKSFKGGLIVISHDVELLDACVNKVLHLDANRAEIDLYNMGWSTYLAQRETDEKRRKRERMNAENKANTLTDQANKMRAKATKAKAAQSMLKRAEKMMEGLEGERRADRVAKIKFPAPAPCGKTPLTAAELSKSYGSLEVFTDVDLAIDKGSRVVILGLNGAGKTTLLRILGGVDRPDTGEVKPGHGLKLGYYAQEHETLDTGLTVLENMRHAAPQLTDTESRSVLGSFLFSGDDATKPAGVLSGGEKTRLALAILVVSSANVLLLDEPTNNLDPASREEVLGAIRSYQGAIILVTHDEGAVAALEPDRVLILPDGVEDHWNADYADLISLA
- a CDS encoding AMP-binding protein, with the protein product MSEVADFLAAHAARVPVRLGTSGTSGSARAVVRTTDSWVSSFDAVSRLAGLGAGSRVWVPGPLAATMNLFAAVHATVTGARLVDDLAQATHAHLTPGDLARVLGPALAGVTVVVAGDRLSPGLHDRAVAAGATVHHYYGAAELSFVAWGAHAEDLRPFPGVRVQVRDGEIWVRSPFVCDGYAGSPGPLRRDADGFATVGDHGLLADGRLVVLGRPDAVTTGGATVPLSAVEPVLRAAATGEVVVVGLPHEDLGAVLAVVLTSPGDHGPLLAEARRALAGAHRPRVWFHVADLPLTPAGKVDRAALVSLVSGADERATRLV